The genomic window TGCCCTCAGGAAGCGGGGTGATCCTGTCCAGTATCCTAAATCTAATTATGTGACACTGGGGCCCGGCTGTGGGTGCCGCTGGGGCTGGCCTTCTCTTCCCAACCcagaaaaacaatccaaaaaCCCATTACATGTTGGTTCTATGTCTGTCTAATCTTTATAGCcgtacttttttttattaacatagaatgtattacttgcttcaggggtacaggtgtgtgtctcatcagccttacacacttcacagctctcaccatagcacatacccgcCCCAGTGTCCGTCAccagcccctccagcccccccagccccctcccctccagccaccctcagtttgtttcctgagatgaagagtctcttagggtttgtctccttctctggtttcatcttgtttcatttttccctcccttccccgatggtcctctgtcttgcttctcaaattcctcatgtccgtgagatcatctgataattctctttctctgattgactcttGTGCTTCGACGATcctttagctccatccacattgttgcaaatggcaagatttcaagggtttttggatggctgcatagtattccattgcatatatataccacatcttgtttatttgttctgtAGGTgtacgtttttctttttttttttttttaatattttatttatttatttatttatttatttgtcagagagagagagagagagcacacacacaagtaggcagagcggcaggcagaggcagagagagaagcaggctccctgtggagcaaggagcccaatgcagaatcgatcccaagaccctgggatcatggcctgagccgaaggcagtggcttaaccaactaagccacccaggcgtccctgtaggtgtacatttttatttttattttattttatttttttttaagattttatttatttgacagagagagagatcacaagtaggcagagaggcaggcagagagagagagagagagagatgaggaagcaggctctctgctgagcagaaagcccgatgcgggactcgatcccaggaccctgagatcatgacctgagctgaaggcagtgacttaacccactgagccacccaggcacccaggtgtacatttttaaagaggGGGTTCCTATCACGCTGTGTGGCTATTTACCCGTGACAGCAAACGTCCCCGCTCGGAGGATGTACCAGTCCTTCCACAGGTTTACAAATGCAGCGTACCTTTCTCACACAAGCCCCCTGGCATGTGCCATTTCAAGGCTGTGACGGACATCCTCTGTCTGGCGTACTGGGGTTGATCTGTGAGGTGGAATTGCTGGTCAAAGGGCCAGTCCTgtcccatccacccatccatccatcagtaCTTTCCGGGCCTGTGCCCCACGCCAGCCGTGTTCTCAGTGTTGGGGATCCAGTCAGCGTCTCCACCCCTGTGCTTACACTCTAGCCCAGGGAGAGAATGACGTCATAGGTCAGGTGGAGACAACTGGGGGGAAAGGCACATCAGGGGGACAGAGCTAAGGTGAGGTGGTCAGAAAGGGGCCTGCGAGAGAGCCAGGTGGCGTGTGTCTTCTGTAGGAGGTAGGTGGCTCCGGGCAGGAGAGAGGACGGCAGGTGCAGAGGGCAGTGTGACCACCGGGCCTTTGCAGAAATCCCCAGGAGAGAGGCGTGAAGGGCGGGTGCTGGAGCGTGCCCATGTGTGCACGCACGTACACACCAGGGCACACACACCCGCACACCCTACTCCACtgcatttctcttttgtttccaagACCTTCGTAGTCCTGTTTCCATGTTTATCTGCTACCCTCCAAGGCTTTCCTAAGCTTGGCTCTGGGTTCTTTTACCTGCATCGAAGCTCCTTTAGGAAGCGGCTCGCCGCTGGTTGCCCCGAGGTATGGAACAGGCAGCTGGACGCTAGTGAGCCAGCTCGCCACCAGCGAGAACCCTCTGCTGGTACTTTCCCTCTTGGATGCCCCTGCTGTAACTTTTTGTGTGCACCAAGACAACCCGAAATTTGCTAACTGCttggaagttctattttatttttgtttatttattttttttaaagttttaatttatttaaataatctttatacccagtgtggggctcaaactcacgaccctgagatcaagagttgcacactcttctgactgagccagctggggaCCCTGAAGTTCTATTtcgttttaagattttatttatttattagagagagagaaaaagagcacacaagcagggggagccgcagaggcagagggagaagctgactccctgctgagcagagagcccaatgcggggctggatcccaggaccctgagatcatgacctgaaccaaaggcagaggcttcacccactgagccacccaggcgcccctgtttattttattttcttttaaagattttttatttatttgggagagagagtggggggtgggctCTCGATTTCCTGACTGAGAGATAATGacttaagctgaaaccaagagccagaggcttaaccgaccacacccccaggcgccccctaaagtTCTATTTAAGCTGCTATGACAAGTAGCACAGATGGGGCAGCTCACACAGCAGGAACGGATTCTCTCTCAATTCTTGAGGCTGGAAGCCCGAAATCAGGGTGTGGGCAGGCTCCCTTCCTTGTGAGGGCTTCCAGACGCCTCCCCTTGGCTTGCGGATGGCCGGCCTCCCTCCGTGTCGCCATCCAAAGGGCCCCTTCCTGTAAGGACAGCCGTCATATGAAATTGGGGCTCACCCTGCTGACCTCATTTTAGTGGGGTGGTATTTGCAAAGACCCTACCTCCAGATGAGGTCATGTTCTGAGGGACTGGAAGTTAGGGTTTCAACGTgaatttggggggtgggagggacacagGTCGACCTATAACATAACGTAAAAACGAACAGCAATAGAAATCAACATCCGCACGAGCTTCCTGGCGGGTGTTCTACGGGGTGCTGGCCATGTGCTCCGCCCTGTCCTTACCTTGGAGACCTCGGGAACCCCTGCTGGGGACCCCTTCCCAGGGAGGTGGCATGTGAGCAGGGGACGATGTGAGCTCTTTGAATGCTGGCGTCGGCGCAGTGGGCGGGAGGGGGGCTGAGgccctcccaggaccccagaaagGGTGTGGAAGGACGAGTGTCCTGACGTTATGCCTCCGTGTGGTGGGTGAGGCACAGGGAGGCTCATCTCTGGATCGTTTtgcacctgcccccacccagggaTTATTTGGTAACGTCTAGAAACTGTTCTCTCTGTGACAACTTAGAGAAGGGGGTGTTTACTGGCCGAGAGCCCCTTGCAGACTGGGAGCTGCATTTCTGCGACCCGCAAAGCGTGGGCGAGCATGCCAGAGTCCCCGTGGGTGGGGCGGGGGTTACCTCTGTAGCTTGGGCCTGGCCAGCCCTACGGAGGGTAACAATCGGGATTTGGCTTCAGCTGAGTCCTACTCGAATTGCTCTCGGTTTTCCTACAGTCACCTTCGCGGACCTTGTCTTGCTAACGGTCCATGTCCCGGTAACCTCACACCTCGATAAATGGGCCAAGCCCGGCCTAAATGGCTTGGGGAGAGACCCGCTGCCCCAAGACAAGAATGTGCCTGTTCACACAACCAGAGAACAATCCAGACAGACAAACACGGCCCGCTGGAGGCAGAATGATTGAGCAGGGAAAACGCACAAAGGACCTGCAGAAGCAGCCCTGGGCCGCTTAGCAGGACCGCTGATTGACAGTGACCACAGGGCCTGCTGTGTCCTCCTGCTCTGTAAGGTGCTGACCCCCCTAGAGGCATCAGAGGGCACATCACTGTTTGAATGCCTGACGTTCCCCGCCTCCCCCCTTCCAGTTCCCAGACATCGTGGAGTTCAGCGAGACTATGGCTAATGCGGGGAAGACCGTGATCGTGGCCGCACTGGACGGGACCTTTCAGAGGAAGGTGAGGCATCTGATCCCGGCCTTGGAGGGGCTGGGCAGGAACAGGGGCAGACCTGCCAGCCTCGGTGACCGGGGCTTGCCACTTGGCAGCACGTTGAGTCGGCCTCGTCCCAGCATCCTAGCGGGGGCACGCAGGTGAGCAAGGCCCAGCTCCCGGCTTGCCCCGGGACCATCCAAGGGTGTCAAGGGACAGCGCACCTGGCCAGGTGGATGTGCTCACCTGCTGCCCTTCCGCTGGGAGCATAGGCCTTTGGGACCATCCTGAACCTGGTGCCCCTGGCGGAGAGCGTGGTGAAGCTGACAGCGGTGTGCATGGAGTGCTTCCGGGAGGCGGCGTACACCAAGCGTCTAGGCTCGGAGAAAGAGGTAGCGCCCACCTGcctgcccggggtgggggtggggtgggggggtggggagaggccggCAGGCGCCGGGCCCCGCCTCAGTCCGCGCCCTCTGCGTCCCGCGGCCAGGTGGAGGTGATCGGGGGAGCGGACAAATACCACTCCGTGTGCCGCCTCTGCTACTTCAAGAAGCCCGCGGGTCTGCCCGCCGCGCCGGACGGCAAGGAGAACAAGGAGAACTGCCCCGTGCGGGTGCCCGCAAGGCCCGCGGAGGCGGCGGGAGCCCGGAAGCTCTTCGCGCCGCACCAGGTCCTGCAGTGCAGCCCCGCCGCCAACTGAGGCCGCCGGCCCGCGCCGCCCCCCGCcggccgcccgccccgcccccccgccggccgcccgccccgcccccgcgccccctgCTGGCAGCCGCGAGGCCCGCCCCAGGAGGAAGTGGGGGCGGGGCGAAGACGGGACTTTCTGCCGCCCGCGGTGCGGGTCTCGGGCCGGTGGTCTGCGCGTCTGCGCGTCCCGGTTCCCCTGTCCCTGGTTCCCTTCCCGGCCGCCGGTGCCCCCGCGAGCTAGGGCCCGGCCGCCgcagccagccccaccccccaccctcccggggggaggaagggcagaaccACACACTGTGGCGACGTGGGCGCCCATGGCTTCTTCCCCCTTGTGGCTTTCGCCGTTGAGTTTCTGTTCTCACTGGGAAGTCCGTGCGCCGGTACCTCCCGCGCAGACCCAGCTTCGGCCCACGCAGAGGTTTCTGTCTCTGCTTGGGACTCTCGGCCCCCAAGGGTGGCTGGACTTGGGTCCTCCTGCTGCCTGCACCCCCGTGATCATTTTCTCCGGAATTACAGCTTCTCTCACACGGGAGACCCTTAGCCCGATGGGTCTCAGGTCCCAGGGGcctctcttttaaaaagctgGATGTGGAGGTGTTAGGGGCAGAGGTGGCTAGGGTTAGGATCTAGGATTCTGTTGTAGCCTGTGAATTAAtaactaatattaaaatttactgGTTGGTGAAAgctcatgtgtctgttttttgaggggttttttaagattttatttttgagaaagagcacaagtgggaggagggcagaggggagcgggacaagcagattccccgctgagcaggagcccagtcccaggacacggacatcatgacctgagcagaagtcagacacttaactagcggagccacccaggggccccagaagcACATTTGTCTTTTACAACCTGGGATGCCCCAGGTCTCACTGTAGACAGCTCTGACGTGACACAGGGCccgggccggggcggggagggggggattTCCTTCCAGATCCTTTTCTAGCACTTCTAGTTTCTTCGCCACACCATTTTAACTGAGAAGCGACCACGAAGCACATTCTGGGAGGAACATTTGCTTGCTCTTCTGTCCGGATGGGTTTCAGGACAAAATGGGTAGCCGGAGGGGCCTGGGGCCAGCTGGGGCTGTGGGGTCAGGTTTTATTTGTGAAACAGACATTTGATAGCTCAGGAGCCCAGAAGACTAGCTCAGCTGCACCTTGTAAAATGGGCTGTCAGTGCCTTGCATGGAAGCAAGAATCCGCTGGGGTGGCTGAGCCCCTCTCCCAACTCCAGTGCAGATGGAATCAGGGTTCTGGGGTAGCCTCCTTGCCCTGGCTTGCCTCTCCCCTTCGTTCTACTCCAGCTTGCTAATGACTGGCTCTGGGTGACAGGCGTTCACAGAACCACATTAGTTGCTACTCAGGATTTCCAAACTAAGAGGTCCACTTTTGACATTCCCCACTGTCACTGCTCCAAAAGGGGAATGAGATGCTTCAGGGACCCTGACCTCTCCTGCCAGAGATGGGCTTTCTCCCCCGGGGCAGGCCGGCCCAGGATGGGCTCTGGAGGTGCTAACCCCTGGCTACAGGAAGTGGAGGCCTGGGGCTCCTCACTCTGCTAGGAGGGGTTGGGAAGGAAAGAGTTACCAGGGAAGGGATATTCAGTGGGGcagctcccaggtgcccccccaaccccaactccAGCAAGGGCACAGCAGGGCCTTGGCAAGGCAGTCCAGAGAAAGTGTCTTGTTTACAGGCTGAGCACAGTTGCTATTTTAAGATGCTGCGGAGGGCAGTGTAAGGCATGAGACCCCAGACAAGAAGAGTGTGCGCAAGCGTGCACTAGGCATACCCGTAAGGCAGAGGGCTGTGGCTATTCAAAATGCAAGTTCATAAAGCACCCCACTCCTGGGGTGCACCCCAGAGTGGAACTTCTCTTGGACCCCTAGGCTGAGGTCCAACGAATAACAGTGGAGATTATGAACgagaaaaacatttattctgTCTTGGAATCCGTCTACTAAAACCAAGAATCTGTTGTCTTAGCCCCAGGCTCCTTAATACATTCAGAACAGCCGGGGTTTGGGGGGGCCGTGGGTGCACCCCACACCTAACAGTGGCAGGATATTTACATAAAGCTGGGTGTTTCCGATCAGGCAAAGCCCCTCCCTGTTGCTAGGGGGTAGGAACAAGGAGAAGGGAGTGCTACCTGGTGCCCCTGCAGTGAGCAGACCAGCATCCGCCCAGAGGTACAGGCACAGCGAAGGGACCCGGATCCAGGAGCAAGCAGACACAACAGCAGTGAGCCCGGGGCTGCCGGCTCCCAGAGCAGGCAGGGGGCTGTGGGCACGACAGTGCCAGGAGGTGGGAAACAAACCTGAGTGAGCGGGAAAAGGGGCCCCGGCCCTGCACCAGCAGCAGAGCGGGGGGAAGGCTCGCAGCCTCCTCTTTGGCACGGAACCCCAAGTCACTATGGCCACCATGGCCTGGACCTGAGCCTGCCTGGGCTGGGGAGAAGCTAAGGCACTTGTCAAAACGGCATGTCGGGCCCGTCCAGCTCTTTCAGGTGGCTGGGGGGCATGAAAAGCAGTAACAAAACACATCTGGCTAAAAACCCTTTTCTAGAAAATGCCCTCGAGGAGTGGTGGGTGAAGCCCCTGGGGCAGAGGCACTTGGGGCTGGGGCTCTGCACCAGCAGccggggagggggaaagcaggggcTCTCCAGGTTGTGCGGTGGCTCCCATGGGCACACCGGACGGGAGAGGGGGCCACAGCTCCAGGAGGCAAGGCTCCTGGGAGGAGTCCAGGCCAGggggcagccccctcccccagcacctttCCTGCCTCCCTTACCATCCCCCGCAGCAGCTCAGTACACAGGGGGCGGCTGGTAGCCCTCAGTGGTCTCCGCGTTCTGGGTGAAGGGTGGCTGTTGGTAGTTGTCTACAGATGCTCCAGGGTAGGAGGCGTAGGCCGTGCTGGGGTCCGGAGTGGGGTCTACGTAGTTCTGGATGAAGTCGTCCACTCCGGCCTTGTAGCGCTGGTAGGCCAGGGAAGCTAGCACACCCTGCAGGGAGCCCCGAGTTTCAGGTTCCTCAGCCTTCCACCACCCTTCTCCTGAGGCACTGCCGCCCTCACCCGCCCCGGCCCACCTACCcaggagaagatggagaagaagcTGAAGGTGATGGCCGCCCGGGCCGAGTCGGCCCCCACCAGCACATCTTCCTTCTTGGTGGCTGCCCACTGGTTGGTAAGGAAGCAGAAGCCAACGAACCACAGGAAGGTCCAGAGAGCTGGGAGGAAGGCCGGGAAAGCAGGGTCAGCAacgtggagggggcggggggctgtCCAGTGACCCAGGAGGGGTCCCctgtggcggggggaggggtgcagaggagGCCCTGGGCAAGGATCTCCCAGAAGCTTCCAGGCGTGCAAAGGCCGCTGATGCAGAAGCCAGGGTGGGGACCGGGgagcctggctccagagccctgGGACCGTCGCTCGACGCTGGTGGGCTTCCGCAGACCGACAGAAATCCCTGTGCAAAAGCCCGTGTCCTCGAGTGGGGCAGGGACCCCGGGCTGCTCCGGCCCCCCATACCAGGTTGTTTGCCGAGGCCCTGCAGTCCCAGAGCTCCAGGGCTTTGGGGAACACTGGCTGCTCCTATTAACCTCCCCAAATAGAGTGGGGGTGCCGCTAGCAGGTACCTGAGAAGAGCAGGTCGCCGATGACCAGGTATTTGCGGTCGGTGGCGTTGCTGATCTGGGGAAAGTAGGCATCAACCACCAAGAAGAAGGCCGAGGCCAGGAAGGCCAGCACCCCGATGGCGCTGCCGTAGCCGCACGCGTCCTGGTTGTGGTTGAAAATGCAGTACTGCTGTCTGGACTGGTGGGTGTTGCTGTATCCCTCGCCGAAAATGCACGAGAACACGATCAAGGCAAAGACCTGAGCAGACAGGTGGGGGTGAGCTGAGTGGTCGCCAGACAACCCAGAGCGGGGCACGCATGATGGGGACCCTGGGCTCTCTCACTGCTGCTTTTCTCCTCTGGGCAGGGGTCTGGCGCTGCGGCCCCTTCCGAACTTGGGTCGGGAGCCAGTAAGCAAGTCGCCTCCCGGTGCACAATCCCCACTTCTCCCTACTCCCTTCCCCAGGGCACCGGCAGATACCAGCAAAGCCGCCATCAgcgggggcagggctggggattCCTGGACTGGGTCCTGGTGGGGAAGAGACGGGGATCTCCTGAGAGGGGACTGCCCGGCCTCGGGCTGTCTGCCAGGAGGGGTCACCGTGGCTCAGCAGGAGACAGGCCACAAAGTCACAGAAACGCAGGCTTGGAGCCCCACCCTCAGACCATCTTCTGCCCGAGTCACCTGCCTAGCGCCCTGTCTAGATTGTCTTCTGCCTGAACACCTGGGTGATGGAGAACACCCCCCCACCAGCCGCACGGTCTCAGGAAAGGCCCGCCAGCATGCTCTGAGCAGAAGCCCATACCCCCAGACTCCCACTTCTTGGTGCCTCCTCCAACGCTTTCCCGCTCCAGCCTGGCCTCCCCAGTTGAGCGAACCGTCTTCCTGCGAGGACGGCTGGCCTCTGTGGTATCGCGTCTCTCGCCTTTGAGGGAACCCCAACCTGCTTCCTGTCCGTAAGGGAGTCCGGGCTGCACAGGGCACCCCAGGCTAGTCCGACTGGCAAGCCTTGTGGACACGGTTCTACACTTGGAACCCTGCAGGTCCTAGTTGGGGGGACAAGGGAGCGGCTCTAGGCTCTTGGGAATAGCCTCATGTCACCTTATGGCCTCCCTAAACTTCAAGGCCACCACCCCATGCCAGCAGATGCAAGGATGCAGGGCGGTCTGCACACCTGGCTCTCAGTGGGAGGGGCCCAGGCCTCTCCCCCGCCCGGCCCTGCCCGAACAAGGCCCTGTCAGTAGGCTCTGCGGCCACCAGTCAcaagccccgcccccagctgGAGATGAAGC from Mustela nigripes isolate SB6536 chromosome 16, MUSNIG.SB6536, whole genome shotgun sequence includes these protein-coding regions:
- the TK1 gene encoding thymidine kinase, cytosolic, whose protein sequence is MSCINLPTVLPGSPSKTRGQIQVILGPMFSGKSTELMRRVRRFQVAQYKCLVIKYAKDTRYSSRFSTHDRNTMEALPASLLRDVAQEALGVAVIGIDEGQFFPDIVEFSETMANAGKTVIVAALDGTFQRKAFGTILNLVPLAESVVKLTAVCMECFREAAYTKRLGSEKEVEVIGGADKYHSVCRLCYFKKPAGLPAAPDGKENKENCPVRVPARPAEAAGARKLFAPHQVLQCSPAAN
- the SYNGR2 gene encoding synaptogyrin-2 isoform X1 gives rise to the protein MESGAYGAAKAGGSFDLRRFLTQPQVVTRVVCLVFALIVFSCIFGEGYSNTHQSRQQYCIFNHNQDACGYGSAIGVLAFLASAFFLVVDAYFPQISNATDRKYLVIGDLLFSALWTFLWFVGFCFLTNQWAATKKEDVLVGADSARAAITFSFFSIFSWGVLASLAYQRYKAGVDDFIQNYVDPTPDPSTAYASYPGASVDNYQQPPFTQNAETTEGYQPPPVY
- the SYNGR2 gene encoding synaptogyrin-2 isoform X2, whose amino-acid sequence is MESGAYGAAKAGGSFDLRRFLTQPQVVTRVVCLVFALIVFSCIFGEGYSNTHQSRQQYCIFNHNQDACGYGSAIGVLAFLASAFFLVVDAYFPQISNATDRKYLVIGDLLFSGCASFPGLPALQGRSGRLHPELRRPHSGPQHGLRLLPWSICRQLPTATLHPERGDH